The Deinococcus humi genome contains a region encoding:
- a CDS encoding ABC transporter substrate-binding protein: MLVSPFVGARANADGGTLRIAFTSIRQLDPYKTGGNGDEGNIGGLVFDSLVYLDAKATPQPLLATSWTTPNSTTWIFNLRRGVKFQDDNPVFAKGKGREVTAEDVVYSINRFVKVTNAFSIGDIASAKATGKYTVELKTAKPNPFLVIDPNQLAQVAIVPREAIEKLGEEGFARAPIGSGPFKVQAFTPNQTITLNRNENYWLKPKLKQVQFIYLPDPTVATLAVQSNRVDVVSYLLNVDSATQLATQKSVKLITGPGSYRGLGFNVKTAPFNDVNVRKALAMAMDIDSAYKSVLGVHAVRAYGQVPPWVPFGYDASLKNLWSYDPAGAAALLTKAGYAKNAAGLYAKGGKTLSVPIKTIAGSQVRVLTILVTQLKAFGIDASIQQQDVSVWADDLVKGNNTGLFFDFSFAGTTGLSSLFNGDNIGTTNTHQYKNASVDALFAQALTTVNAQQRSSLWKRAQRAIFQDKVGIPLYFENGYSVVNTKVQDFVPAYGPLKLVTPTNNVMFNP, encoded by the coding sequence ATGCTTGTTTCACCCTTCGTTGGTGCCCGGGCCAATGCCGATGGTGGTACCCTCCGCATCGCCTTCACCTCCATCCGTCAGCTCGATCCATACAAGACAGGCGGCAACGGCGATGAGGGCAATATCGGCGGCTTGGTGTTCGACTCACTGGTTTATTTAGATGCCAAAGCTACCCCCCAGCCGCTGCTGGCCACCAGCTGGACCACCCCCAACAGCACCACCTGGATTTTCAATCTGCGCCGCGGCGTCAAGTTTCAAGACGACAATCCTGTCTTCGCCAAGGGCAAGGGGCGCGAAGTCACGGCAGAAGATGTCGTGTACTCAATCAACCGCTTCGTGAAGGTCACCAATGCTTTTTCCATCGGCGATATCGCCAGCGCCAAGGCCACCGGCAAATACACGGTGGAACTTAAGACAGCCAAGCCCAATCCCTTCCTCGTCATTGACCCTAACCAACTGGCGCAGGTGGCGATTGTGCCCCGCGAGGCCATCGAGAAACTGGGTGAGGAAGGATTTGCCCGTGCGCCCATCGGATCAGGCCCCTTTAAGGTGCAGGCGTTCACGCCCAATCAGACCATCACCCTGAACCGCAATGAGAACTACTGGCTCAAGCCCAAGCTGAAGCAGGTTCAATTCATCTACCTGCCTGATCCCACAGTGGCGACCCTCGCTGTGCAGAGCAACCGAGTAGACGTGGTGTCCTACCTGCTCAATGTCGACTCGGCTACCCAACTCGCCACCCAGAAAAGTGTCAAGCTGATCACGGGGCCAGGGTCTTACCGGGGTCTGGGCTTCAATGTCAAGACCGCACCGTTCAACGACGTAAACGTGCGCAAGGCCCTGGCAATGGCGATGGACATTGACAGCGCCTACAAGTCGGTGCTGGGCGTTCACGCGGTTCGGGCCTACGGCCAGGTGCCGCCGTGGGTCCCTTTCGGCTATGACGCCAGCCTCAAGAACCTGTGGTCTTATGATCCTGCCGGGGCGGCAGCGCTCCTGACCAAAGCGGGCTACGCCAAGAATGCAGCGGGGCTCTACGCCAAAGGCGGCAAGACCCTGAGCGTCCCCATCAAGACCATTGCCGGATCACAGGTCCGGGTGCTGACCATTCTGGTCACACAACTCAAAGCCTTCGGGATCGACGCCAGCATCCAGCAGCAGGACGTCTCGGTGTGGGCCGATGATCTGGTCAAGGGCAACAACACCGGCCTCTTCTTCGATTTCAGCTTCGCCGGCACCACAGGACTGTCCTCGCTGTTCAATGGGGACAATATTGGAACCACCAACACCCACCAGTACAAGAATGCCAGCGTGGATGCCCTCTTCGCGCAGGCGCTCACCACTGTGAATGCTCAGCAGCGCAGCAGCTTGTGGAAACGCGCGCAGCGCGCGATCTTCCAGGATAAGGTGGGCATCCCCCTCTACTTTGAAAATGGGTACTCAGTGGTCAACACCAAGGTTCAGGACTTCGTGCCAGCTTATGGACCGCTCAAGCTGGTGACGCCCACAAACAATGTCATGTTCAACCCATGA
- a CDS encoding ABC transporter permease: MSKAFNLNVSAMRTRRPASRSWRDFTHHRLSVLGLLLLLAFYGAALFAPWVAPDDPYAMNLQSAFLLPGQGGHLLGTDNFGRDLFSRLIYGSRISLVSGLVVVVIAAGLGSLLGLVAGYFRGWVDVLIMRLVEVFFAFPFLVLVVAVIAVLGTSIFNVVWVLGVVSWPIYARLVRAQVLTLRQREFVEAARASGASSGRIMFRYILPNSLTPIIVAATFGVPQAILALAALGFLGLGVQPPTPEWGTMVNEGKNYLLQSPSLIVWPGIFIALVVMSFNFVGDGLRQAFDPRMGR, from the coding sequence ATGAGTAAAGCCTTCAACCTCAACGTCAGTGCAATGCGTACTCGACGTCCGGCCAGCCGGAGCTGGCGCGACTTCACGCACCATCGCCTGAGCGTACTGGGGCTGTTGCTGCTGCTGGCCTTTTACGGGGCGGCCCTGTTCGCTCCCTGGGTGGCCCCAGATGATCCCTATGCCATGAATCTTCAAAGTGCCTTCCTCCTGCCAGGTCAGGGCGGTCACCTGCTCGGCACCGACAACTTCGGGCGAGATCTATTCTCGCGGCTGATCTACGGCTCGCGCATCTCGCTGGTCTCCGGACTGGTGGTGGTGGTCATCGCAGCGGGCCTGGGGAGCCTTCTGGGGCTGGTTGCAGGGTATTTTCGGGGCTGGGTGGATGTGCTGATCATGCGGTTGGTGGAGGTGTTTTTTGCCTTTCCCTTCCTGGTGCTGGTGGTGGCCGTGATCGCTGTCCTCGGAACCAGCATTTTCAATGTGGTGTGGGTTCTGGGCGTCGTGAGCTGGCCAATCTACGCCCGCCTGGTTCGCGCTCAGGTGTTGACGCTGCGGCAGCGGGAATTCGTCGAGGCGGCACGCGCCAGTGGAGCCAGTTCAGGGCGCATCATGTTCCGGTACATCCTGCCCAACAGCCTGACGCCGATCATTGTGGCCGCGACGTTCGGCGTTCCACAGGCCATCCTGGCCCTCGCGGCTCTGGGCTTCCTGGGGCTGGGCGTGCAGCCGCCCACACCGGAGTGGGGCACGATGGTTAACGAAGGCAAGAATTATTTGCTGCAGTCCCCTTCGCTCATTGTGTGGCCGGGGATCTTCATCGCCCTGGTGGTGATGAGCTTCAATTTCGTCGGTGATGGGTTGCGGCAGGCCTTTGACCCTCGAATGGGTCGTTAG
- a CDS encoding ABC transporter permease produces MLNFILKRLLLLIPVLVGISFITFALLAFAPGSYISLALSSGISNPDAVERVRGQLRLDEPWFLRFVHYLWDVLHGDLGQSIVIGQPVAAQIWAALPNTLLLAISSLLFAAIVSLIAGGLAGARPNTVADYLASAVSVLGVALPSFWLGLMLILLFSLKLQWLPLGGGGLVNLSGGPWTFLSYLILPTIALGSELTAILTRLTRNALLDTLGEDYVRTARAKGVAPVRVVYKHALRNAALPIITTAGLQFGGLLGGAVIVETIFSWPGMGMLTITAIQQRDLPMIQGSVLVFATLFVLSILVTDLLYSLVDPRIHYE; encoded by the coding sequence GTGCTGAATTTTATTCTCAAACGCCTGTTGTTGCTGATCCCTGTGCTGGTGGGGATCAGCTTTATTACCTTCGCGCTGCTGGCATTTGCGCCGGGCAGCTACATCAGCCTGGCACTCAGTTCTGGAATCTCCAATCCTGACGCCGTTGAGCGGGTGCGTGGCCAACTGAGGTTGGATGAACCCTGGTTTCTCCGGTTCGTGCATTACCTGTGGGATGTGCTGCATGGCGACCTGGGGCAGTCGATTGTGATCGGACAGCCGGTGGCCGCCCAGATCTGGGCCGCCTTGCCCAATACCCTGCTTCTGGCCATTTCTTCACTGCTCTTCGCAGCAATTGTGTCCTTGATTGCAGGCGGTCTGGCCGGCGCACGGCCCAACACCGTCGCCGATTACCTGGCATCCGCCGTGAGCGTGCTGGGCGTGGCGCTGCCCAGTTTCTGGTTGGGGCTGATGTTGATTTTGCTCTTCAGCCTGAAACTACAGTGGCTGCCTCTGGGTGGCGGCGGTCTCGTCAACTTGAGCGGCGGCCCATGGACCTTTCTGAGTTACCTGATTTTGCCAACCATCGCGCTGGGCAGCGAGCTTACGGCAATTCTCACGCGCCTGACCCGCAACGCGCTGCTCGATACTCTGGGTGAAGATTACGTCCGCACAGCCCGCGCCAAGGGTGTGGCACCGGTACGGGTGGTGTACAAACATGCCCTGCGGAACGCGGCGCTCCCAATCATTACCACGGCGGGTCTGCAATTTGGGGGGCTCTTGGGCGGAGCCGTCATCGTGGAAACCATCTTCTCATGGCCAGGCATGGGCATGCTCACGATTACCGCCATTCAGCAGCGCGACCTCCCGATGATTCAGGGCAGCGTGCTGGTCTTCGCGACTCTGTTTGTGTTGTCGATCCTGGTCACCGATCTGCTCTATTCGCTGGTGGATCCGAGGATTCATTATGAGTAA
- a CDS encoding MSMEG_1061 family FMN-dependent PPOX-type flavoprotein gives MNFVASTVMADPSERQWTGKRRTMTNSSDTYVITSLTALEQLYPTPSTGVTLKVMDHLDEALQSALALSTLCFLATSNTEGHLDCSPRGDPAGAVQVLGAKTLMLADRPGNNRLDSLRNIIQNPEVGLIFLLPGVNEVVRVNGRASISVEPALLSRAALGGKLPRTVLIIQVREAFMHCPRAFSKAELWDPRQHLTDEQRPDFNAMYAAHVLANTP, from the coding sequence ATGAATTTCGTTGCCTCGACAGTGATGGCAGACCCATCAGAAAGGCAATGGACTGGCAAGAGGAGGACAATGACGAACAGCTCTGATACGTACGTGATCACCAGTCTGACTGCATTGGAACAGCTTTATCCCACACCCAGCACCGGAGTGACCTTAAAAGTCATGGATCATCTTGATGAGGCGCTCCAGAGCGCCCTGGCGCTCTCCACGCTGTGTTTCCTGGCAACCTCAAATACGGAAGGTCACCTGGATTGCTCGCCGCGTGGAGATCCAGCTGGCGCGGTGCAGGTTCTCGGGGCCAAGACGCTGATGCTGGCTGACCGGCCCGGCAACAACCGTTTGGACAGCCTGCGGAACATCATTCAAAATCCTGAGGTGGGACTGATTTTTCTGCTTCCTGGGGTCAATGAGGTCGTGCGGGTGAATGGGCGCGCCTCAATCTCGGTGGAGCCTGCGCTCCTCAGCCGAGCCGCATTGGGTGGGAAACTGCCCAGAACAGTGTTGATTATTCAGGTGCGTGAAGCTTTTATGCATTGTCCCCGTGCTTTTAGCAAGGCAGAACTCTGGGATCCGCGACAGCATTTAACAGACGAACAGAGGCCGGATTTCAATGCGATGTATGCTGCTCATGTGCTCGCGAATACGCCATAA